Proteins co-encoded in one Actinoallomurus bryophytorum genomic window:
- a CDS encoding helix-turn-helix transcriptional regulator has protein sequence MRSDVRELRTAKGLSQQALGQALGVSRQTINAIEQGRYDPSLPLAIRMARYFGKSVEEVFHVDDEDR, from the coding sequence ATGCGGAGTGACGTACGGGAGCTGCGGACGGCCAAGGGCCTCTCCCAGCAGGCACTCGGCCAGGCGCTCGGCGTGTCACGCCAGACCATCAACGCGATCGAGCAGGGCCGGTACGACCCCTCCCTGCCGCTGGCGATCCGTATGGCCCGCTATTTCGGCAAGAGCGTGGAGGAGGTCTTCCATGTCGACGACGAGGACCGATGA
- a CDS encoding tetratricopeptide repeat protein, translating into MTTPPDETAADPSTRLEEARAHAEEGRLDRAAELFREVLAAGDTSERAQAALGLAVVLEGEGDHDGAREADRIAIGTADPEYGARAAYHLALSWERDGDRDRAREAWQTVVDFGNPAYLPPACLALAQIADEEGDAAQACEWWERVIATGDRRYTPAAAHDLALRLLDWGEPGRAQRALDSALDVLDRKQDPQAHARLAVNLGIAHLEQAIAAFGSVTPTEDADPEVVPLAIELLARTLPLRGRDEAAQEVWRRGLSDPALGEQVRARLRRTFSDAGAGEEHLWWDDDIEAAVRAGALPVLTGEAFDALDHMYTLAAMRYTEGTDGLPADAYDLLERLVQVPADYAWGQALRESFTERLRDATGSVPPQGRPGDG; encoded by the coding sequence ATGACCACCCCACCGGACGAGACGGCCGCGGACCCGTCGACCCGCCTCGAAGAGGCACGAGCGCACGCCGAGGAGGGCAGGCTCGACCGCGCGGCGGAGCTGTTCCGCGAAGTGCTCGCGGCCGGTGACACCTCCGAACGCGCGCAGGCGGCCCTCGGCCTCGCGGTCGTGCTCGAGGGCGAGGGCGACCACGACGGCGCGCGCGAGGCCGACCGGATCGCGATCGGCACCGCGGACCCGGAGTACGGCGCGCGCGCCGCCTACCATCTGGCGCTGTCGTGGGAACGCGACGGCGACCGTGACCGGGCGCGTGAGGCGTGGCAGACCGTCGTCGACTTCGGCAACCCCGCCTACCTCCCGCCGGCCTGCCTCGCGCTGGCGCAGATCGCCGACGAGGAGGGCGACGCCGCGCAGGCGTGCGAGTGGTGGGAGCGGGTCATCGCCACCGGCGACCGGCGCTACACGCCGGCGGCCGCGCACGACCTCGCACTGCGGCTGCTCGACTGGGGGGAGCCGGGGCGTGCCCAGCGCGCCCTCGACAGCGCGCTCGACGTGCTCGACCGCAAGCAGGACCCGCAGGCGCACGCACGCCTCGCGGTGAACCTCGGCATCGCCCACCTCGAACAGGCGATCGCCGCCTTCGGCAGTGTCACTCCGACCGAGGACGCCGACCCGGAGGTCGTGCCGCTCGCCATCGAGCTGCTGGCACGCACGCTCCCGTTGCGCGGGCGCGACGAGGCGGCCCAGGAGGTGTGGCGCCGCGGACTGTCCGACCCGGCGCTCGGCGAGCAGGTGCGCGCGCGCCTGCGGCGCACGTTCTCCGACGCGGGCGCGGGTGAGGAACACCTGTGGTGGGACGACGACATCGAGGCCGCGGTACGCGCCGGTGCCCTCCCCGTGCTGACGGGTGAGGCGTTCGACGCGCTCGACCACATGTACACGCTCGCCGCCATGCGCTACACCGAGGGCACCGACGGGTTGCCCGCCGACGCGTACGACCTGCTCGAGCGCCTGGTACAGGTGCCGGCGGACTACGCGTGGGGACAGGCCCTGCGGGAGAGCTTCACCGAGCGCCTCCGTGACGCCACCGGATCGGTCCCGCCGCAGGGACGGCCCGGCGACGGTTGA
- a CDS encoding PPOX class F420-dependent oxidoreductase — MAQTMTTAEWQEFVSSGTRTGKAAVTSADGAPHVTPIWFLLDGDDLVFTTHESSVKGKALRRDPRVCVCVDDDTPPYAFVSLWGEASLSEELPELRRWATDLGRRYMGADQAEDFGARNAVPGELLVRVRITKVVATRDLAD, encoded by the coding sequence ATGGCTCAAACCATGACCACGGCCGAATGGCAGGAGTTCGTCTCGAGCGGGACACGCACCGGCAAGGCCGCGGTGACGAGCGCCGACGGCGCGCCGCACGTCACGCCGATCTGGTTCCTGCTCGACGGAGACGACCTCGTCTTCACCACGCACGAGTCGAGCGTCAAGGGCAAGGCCCTGCGCCGCGACCCGCGCGTCTGCGTCTGCGTGGACGACGACACCCCGCCCTATGCGTTCGTCTCCCTGTGGGGAGAGGCGTCGCTGTCGGAGGAACTGCCGGAGCTACGCCGATGGGCGACCGACCTCGGCCGGCGCTACATGGGCGCCGACCAGGCCGAGGACTTCGGCGCGCGCAACGCAGTCCCCGGCGAGCTCCTCGTCCGCGTGCGCATCACCAAGGTGGTGGCGACCCGGGACCTGGCCGACTGA
- a CDS encoding alpha/beta family hydrolase: protein MGDDVTVVTGAGPAEVTLDRPEDPGFLLVLTHGSNGGVDAPDLLAVRAEALRLGGAVARVLQPFRVAGRRAPGAPAAQDEAWLTVVGALKELFGDLPLIQCGRSNGARVVCRTALKAGARGVIALAFPLRPPWNPAKSRVDELRQAGVEVLVVNGDRDPFGVPDAADATCVHVVGGERHDLARTPSTVGAVAAEWLGRWSGQS, encoded by the coding sequence ATGGGAGACGACGTGACGGTCGTGACCGGGGCCGGGCCGGCCGAGGTCACACTGGACCGACCCGAAGATCCGGGATTCCTGCTGGTCCTGACCCACGGGTCGAACGGGGGAGTGGACGCGCCCGACCTGCTTGCCGTACGTGCCGAGGCGCTACGGCTGGGTGGGGCGGTGGCCCGGGTCCTGCAGCCGTTCCGAGTGGCGGGACGGCGTGCACCGGGAGCGCCCGCGGCGCAGGACGAGGCGTGGCTGACGGTCGTGGGGGCGCTGAAGGAGCTCTTCGGTGACCTGCCGCTGATCCAGTGCGGGCGGAGCAACGGTGCGCGCGTCGTCTGCCGTACGGCGCTGAAGGCCGGTGCCCGCGGCGTGATCGCGCTGGCGTTTCCGCTGCGTCCACCATGGAACCCCGCGAAGTCGCGAGTCGACGAGCTGCGTCAGGCGGGGGTGGAGGTGCTGGTGGTCAACGGCGACCGTGATCCGTTCGGTGTGCCGGACGCGGCCGATGCGACGTGTGTGCATGTCGTGGGTGGAGAGCGGCACGATTTGGCCAGGACTCCGTCCACGGTCGGTGCCGTGGCGGCCGAATGGCTCGGCCGATGGAGCGGGCAGAGCTGA
- a CDS encoding DUF5999 family protein: protein MCQHQPPCPTATARDREAARTVTCHPEQGWSLLCNGIVLFEDTGELLPDGGIIAPHRPTDLPAPSAA from the coding sequence ATGTGCCAACACCAGCCGCCATGTCCCACGGCGACGGCGCGCGACCGCGAGGCCGCACGCACCGTCACGTGCCACCCCGAACAAGGGTGGAGCCTCCTCTGCAACGGCATCGTGCTGTTCGAGGACACCGGCGAGCTGCTTCCTGACGGGGGAATCATCGCTCCACACCGTCCGACGGACCTTCCTGCTCCGTCGGCGGCCTGA
- a CDS encoding (Fe-S)-binding protein, whose protein sequence is MRIAVFVTCWGDALFPATGRALVRLLEHLGHEVTFEPAQTCCGQMHWTSGYHPEATALARRFAGIFAGHEVVVTPSASCAATVRTAYPRMDPALAGLRVYELSELLVDVLGVTDVGASYPHRVTYQPTCQSLRALGLADRPLRLLRAVRGLELAELPEATECCGFGGAFAMKNADTSVAMVADKIARIHETGADVVCATDDSCLTHLGGALSRLRSGVRAVHLAEILASGLETAAAGPRRAGSAGPTPRPVPRSDAS, encoded by the coding sequence GTGCGCATCGCCGTGTTCGTCACGTGCTGGGGGGATGCGCTGTTTCCCGCCACCGGACGGGCCCTCGTACGACTGCTCGAACACCTCGGACACGAGGTCACCTTCGAGCCGGCACAGACCTGCTGCGGTCAGATGCACTGGACGTCCGGGTACCACCCGGAAGCGACCGCCCTGGCGCGCCGGTTCGCCGGGATCTTCGCGGGACACGAGGTCGTCGTGACCCCGTCCGCGTCGTGCGCGGCCACGGTCCGCACGGCCTACCCGCGGATGGACCCGGCCCTGGCCGGCCTGCGCGTCTACGAGCTGTCCGAGCTGCTCGTCGACGTCCTTGGCGTCACCGACGTCGGCGCCTCCTATCCGCACCGGGTCACCTACCAGCCGACCTGCCAGTCGCTGCGCGCGCTCGGCCTCGCCGACCGGCCGCTCCGGCTGTTACGCGCGGTCCGCGGTCTCGAGCTGGCCGAGCTGCCCGAGGCCACCGAGTGCTGCGGCTTCGGCGGCGCCTTCGCGATGAAGAACGCCGACACCTCGGTCGCCATGGTGGCCGACAAGATCGCGCGGATCCACGAGACCGGGGCCGACGTGGTGTGCGCCACCGACGACTCCTGCCTGACCCATCTCGGCGGGGCGCTGTCGCGCCTGCGCAGCGGCGTACGCGCCGTGCACCTCGCGGAGATCCTCGCGTCCGGCCTCGAGACGGCGGCCGCCGGACCGCGGCGGGCCGGCTCCGCCGGGCCCACGCCACGGCCCGTGCCCCGATCGGACGCGTCGTGA
- a CDS encoding LUD domain-containing protein yields MRFSDAARPELADPRSRRTRRQAAADARARRVEATEAVPGWEELREAGAAIRDRTLRELGTHLETLETSVAEEGGQVHWARDAAEARRVIARLLPPEAQGHALVRSDVTDEIGLDGGEPGPHTKAAIVGAGFLVAETGTVVVTDRGEGLSFPGTLVVVAGIEDIVPDWTDLEVLLQLLSRAGAGRPMHPAVATRTGEFQLVLVDNGRTKVLADPAGREALRCVHCSACSAVCPVFERTGPRPYGQGRAGPIGAVLTPQIRGVEASLGASLPFASTLCGACADVCPVKIDIPGMLVHLRGRVVESRRRRPVPTPELLLMRGLAWSMGDERRYERTLVRRARWARLLARDGRIRRLPGLLGKWTDARDLPAPPRQSFRAWWRRRR; encoded by the coding sequence GTGAGGTTCTCCGACGCGGCACGGCCCGAGCTCGCCGACCCGCGCTCACGCCGCACCCGGCGCCAGGCCGCGGCCGACGCACGCGCGCGCCGCGTGGAAGCGACCGAGGCCGTCCCCGGCTGGGAGGAGCTGCGGGAGGCCGGCGCCGCGATCAGGGACCGCACACTCCGTGAGCTCGGCACGCACCTGGAGACGCTGGAGACCTCGGTCGCCGAGGAGGGCGGCCAGGTCCACTGGGCCCGTGACGCCGCCGAGGCACGCCGCGTCATCGCCAGGCTGCTACCGCCGGAGGCCCAGGGACACGCCCTGGTCCGATCCGACGTCACCGACGAGATCGGCCTGGACGGCGGGGAGCCGGGCCCGCACACCAAGGCGGCGATCGTCGGGGCCGGCTTCCTGGTGGCCGAGACGGGCACCGTCGTCGTCACCGACCGCGGCGAGGGCCTGAGCTTTCCCGGCACACTCGTCGTCGTGGCCGGCATCGAGGACATCGTGCCGGACTGGACCGACCTCGAGGTGCTGCTCCAGCTGCTGTCCCGCGCGGGCGCGGGCCGGCCGATGCACCCCGCCGTCGCGACCCGGACCGGGGAGTTCCAGCTCGTCCTGGTCGACAACGGCCGTACGAAGGTGCTCGCGGACCCGGCCGGCCGTGAGGCGCTGCGGTGCGTCCACTGCTCGGCCTGCAGCGCCGTCTGCCCGGTCTTCGAGCGCACCGGTCCCCGGCCGTACGGCCAGGGCCGCGCCGGGCCGATCGGCGCCGTGCTCACCCCGCAGATACGCGGCGTCGAGGCGTCGCTCGGCGCGTCCCTGCCCTTCGCGTCCACCCTCTGCGGCGCCTGCGCGGACGTCTGCCCCGTGAAGATCGACATCCCCGGGATGCTCGTGCACCTGCGCGGCCGTGTCGTCGAGTCGCGGCGCCGGCGCCCCGTGCCGACGCCCGAGCTGCTGCTGATGCGCGGCCTCGCGTGGAGCATGGGCGACGAGCGGCGCTATGAGCGGACGCTCGTACGGAGGGCCCGGTGGGCGCGGCTGCTCGCCCGTGACGGCCGGATCCGCAGGCTGCCGGGCCTGCTCGGCAAGTGGACCGACGCGCGTGACCTGCCCGCGCCGCCGAGACAGAGCTTCCGCGCCTGGTGGCGGCGCCGCCGATGA
- a CDS encoding LutC/YkgG family protein — MSAREEILRRVRAASGEGRDGAPVPRGYRRRPPMERGDVIALFGEQVAAHHAAVRHVTAEELVDAMAVMLWAREAKRVAVPADLPRGWLAGLEGVRPLADDPPLDPASLAETDGVVTGCALAIAETGTVVLDGGRAQGRRALTLIPRHHLCVVHADQIVHTVPEAVDRLDPYPPLSWISGPPRGRSLEILVVED, encoded by the coding sequence ATGAGCGCACGGGAGGAGATCCTGCGGCGGGTGCGCGCCGCGTCGGGGGAGGGACGCGACGGTGCGCCGGTCCCGCGCGGCTACCGGCGGCGTCCCCCGATGGAGCGGGGCGATGTGATCGCGCTGTTCGGCGAACAGGTCGCGGCCCACCACGCCGCCGTGCGTCACGTGACCGCCGAGGAGCTGGTCGACGCGATGGCCGTCATGCTGTGGGCACGGGAGGCCAAGCGTGTCGCGGTCCCGGCCGACCTGCCGCGTGGCTGGCTGGCGGGCCTGGAGGGCGTACGCCCGCTCGCCGACGACCCGCCGCTCGACCCGGCCTCACTGGCCGAGACCGACGGCGTGGTGACCGGATGCGCGCTCGCCATCGCCGAGACCGGCACGGTCGTCCTCGACGGCGGCCGGGCACAGGGCCGCCGCGCGCTCACCCTGATCCCGCGGCACCACCTGTGCGTCGTGCACGCCGACCAGATCGTGCACACCGTCCCGGAGGCCGTCGACCGTCTGGACCCCTACCCTCCGCTCAGCTGGATCAGCGGTCCGCCCCGTGGCCGCAGCCTGGAGATCCTCGTCGTGGAGGACTGA
- a CDS encoding oxygenase MpaB family protein, which produces MARHSRLRQIQRLDPERDYQEIYRLSAEYEFPWDVTRALELALVRTYAVPSIGRLLDRTREFGERGQKRYDDTVVLLYETTRDGGMDSERGRAAVRRMNKIHGRYPIGNDDFVYVLSTFVVVPVRWISRYGWRPYSRHEVRATVNNFRHMGRLMGLKGVPETYEEFSSFLDEYEREHYAYDDAGRRVADATIAIFQGWFPRFARSLARNGVLSIMDEPLRQALGLPRAPRAMEVAADRVLRARAVFVRLMPPRPERMPKKPHPRSYPDGYTLDDIGPPWACAHAGRGQPISPPRRGSPGCGHGADR; this is translated from the coding sequence ATGGCGCGACACTCCCGGCTCCGGCAGATCCAGCGGCTCGACCCCGAGCGCGACTACCAGGAGATCTACCGGCTCAGCGCGGAATACGAGTTCCCCTGGGACGTCACCCGCGCGCTGGAGCTGGCGCTGGTCCGCACGTACGCCGTGCCCTCGATCGGCAGGCTGCTGGACCGCACACGGGAGTTCGGTGAGCGTGGGCAGAAACGCTACGACGACACCGTCGTCCTGCTGTACGAGACGACGCGCGACGGCGGCATGGACTCTGAGCGCGGCCGGGCCGCGGTCCGCCGGATGAACAAGATCCACGGCAGGTACCCCATCGGCAACGACGACTTCGTCTACGTCCTGTCGACGTTCGTGGTCGTGCCGGTGCGCTGGATCTCGCGGTACGGCTGGCGGCCCTACAGCAGGCACGAGGTACGCGCCACGGTGAACAACTTCCGCCACATGGGCCGCCTCATGGGGCTGAAGGGCGTCCCGGAGACGTACGAGGAGTTCTCCTCCTTCCTCGACGAGTACGAGCGCGAGCACTACGCCTACGACGACGCCGGCCGAAGGGTGGCGGACGCGACGATCGCCATCTTCCAGGGCTGGTTCCCGCGTTTCGCGCGATCGCTCGCGCGCAACGGCGTGCTGTCGATCATGGACGAGCCGCTGCGCCAGGCGCTGGGCCTGCCGCGGGCACCGCGCGCGATGGAGGTGGCCGCCGACCGCGTTCTGCGGGCGCGTGCGGTGTTCGTACGGCTGATGCCGCCGCGCCCGGAGCGGATGCCGAAGAAGCCTCACCCCCGCTCCTACCCCGACGGCTACACGCTGGACGACATCGGCCCGCCGTGGGCGTGCGCGCACGCCGGCCGCGGTCAGCCGATCAGTCCTCCACGACGAGGATCTCCAGGCTGCGGCCACGGGGCGGACCGCTGA
- a CDS encoding TetR/AcrR family transcriptional regulator: MSQRPPLTRERIIETALHLIDGQGLGRLTMRRLGDSLEVEAMAIYHHLPHGKEQLLEQLIAYVAAHPVPPGNGAPRDRLRDWAHGYRDRLLEHVGVMPLIVTRRNPGALLATTQSLEDLLRTAGRTEAQAAVGAHTLLGYLLGTVALEARERAAETTPDDLDWEGRFRAGLDGVLTGIA; the protein is encoded by the coding sequence ATGTCGCAGCGACCGCCGCTCACCCGCGAGCGCATCATCGAGACCGCGCTCCACCTCATCGACGGCCAGGGGCTCGGCCGCCTCACCATGCGCCGCCTGGGCGACTCGCTGGAGGTCGAGGCGATGGCGATCTACCATCACCTCCCCCACGGGAAGGAACAGCTCCTCGAGCAGCTGATCGCCTATGTCGCCGCACACCCGGTCCCTCCCGGCAACGGCGCCCCGCGCGACCGGCTGCGCGACTGGGCCCACGGCTACCGCGACCGCCTGCTGGAACACGTCGGCGTGATGCCGCTCATCGTGACCCGCCGCAACCCGGGCGCCCTGCTGGCCACGACCCAGTCCCTCGAAGACCTGCTGCGGACCGCGGGACGCACGGAGGCACAGGCGGCCGTCGGCGCGCACACGCTGCTCGGCTACCTCCTCGGCACCGTGGCCCTGGAGGCACGCGAACGCGCGGCCGAGACGACACCGGACGACCTCGACTGGGAGGGGCGTTTCCGCGCCGGCCTCGACGGCGTCCTCACTGGCATCGCCTGA
- a CDS encoding plectin codes for MSLGRKMSPEVAERYAADKELAAGLRDRLTDAQEAEGRLRSAQAARSPYAEVRELAIGYERALYTAILTADAAERVAMGTKTYEHGDAGQRRSAQIAARRARAKPAVRPYTDEADRLRTLRETHKLTFRASPSVAG; via the coding sequence ATGAGCCTGGGTCGCAAGATGAGCCCGGAGGTCGCTGAGCGCTACGCCGCCGACAAAGAGCTCGCCGCCGGTCTTCGCGACAGGCTCACCGACGCGCAGGAGGCCGAGGGCCGGCTTCGTTCCGCCCAGGCCGCCCGCAGCCCGTACGCCGAGGTGCGCGAGCTCGCGATCGGCTACGAGCGCGCGCTGTACACCGCGATCCTCACCGCCGACGCCGCCGAGCGTGTCGCCATGGGCACCAAGACCTACGAGCACGGCGACGCCGGCCAGCGCCGCTCGGCGCAGATCGCCGCCCGCCGCGCCCGCGCCAAGCCGGCCGTACGCCCGTACACCGACGAGGCCGACCGCCTGCGGACCTTGCGCGAGACGCACAAGCTGACCTTCCGCGCCAGCCCGTCGGTCGCCGGCTGA
- a CDS encoding maleylpyruvate isomerase N-terminal domain-containing protein: MERTPPDRRDLLHACREGVVAICELAAHFSDWSIPTPCREWEALDLAGHLRCVAENFHEYLNDAPDSRLSRLFAQDAPAALLVRQLSRQNAAELAVLPAATGREHIVAFAVSAEAYADRLPDVWDEPYLSYRGTKLTTGDYAGAVCVEWHLHAWDLARALDKDHRPSRPDVVEAAWRTGVPHLPAPNGGDRWEAVLRASGRVPDWQPT, encoded by the coding sequence TTGGAGCGCACGCCGCCAGATCGGCGCGACCTTCTGCACGCGTGCAGAGAGGGAGTCGTCGCCATCTGTGAGCTGGCCGCGCACTTCTCGGACTGGTCGATCCCGACGCCGTGCCGTGAGTGGGAGGCCCTCGATCTGGCCGGCCACCTCCGCTGCGTGGCGGAGAACTTCCATGAGTACCTCAACGACGCGCCGGACAGCCGCCTGTCCCGGTTGTTCGCCCAGGACGCGCCCGCCGCGCTGCTCGTACGCCAGCTGTCGCGCCAGAACGCCGCCGAGCTGGCCGTCCTGCCCGCCGCCACCGGACGCGAGCACATCGTGGCGTTCGCGGTGTCCGCCGAGGCGTACGCCGACCGGCTGCCGGACGTGTGGGACGAGCCGTACCTGTCCTATCGCGGGACCAAGCTGACGACCGGCGACTACGCCGGGGCGGTGTGCGTCGAGTGGCATCTGCACGCCTGGGACCTGGCCCGCGCCCTCGACAAGGACCACCGCCCGAGCCGCCCGGACGTCGTCGAGGCCGCGTGGCGTACCGGGGTGCCGCACCTGCCGGCACCCAATGGGGGAGACCGCTGGGAGGCCGTGCTCCGCGCCTCCGGCCGCGTCCCGGACTGGCAGCCCACCTGA
- a CDS encoding dihydrofolate reductase family protein, whose amino-acid sequence MNDTEPQTADGKVLWHFLMSLDGFVAGPNHEMDWMTGTSVRPGLHRNYIETTGAVLGGRDGWDVIDDSRPYGGAWDGPIFVLTHHPEDAAPADGVTFLNCDPAEAVRIGLEAAGGKNLEVFSPTIGRQLLERGLIDEIDLHIAPILLGEGIRLYDNPGGEPIRLHGLGEGDPTAAVNVRYRPTTTARIRTAER is encoded by the coding sequence ATGAACGACACCGAGCCACAGACCGCGGACGGAAAGGTGCTCTGGCACTTCCTGATGTCGCTGGACGGGTTCGTGGCGGGGCCGAACCACGAGATGGACTGGATGACCGGGACATCGGTCCGTCCGGGCCTGCACCGGAACTACATCGAGACCACGGGCGCCGTGCTGGGGGGCCGGGACGGCTGGGACGTCATCGATGACAGCCGCCCGTACGGCGGCGCCTGGGACGGGCCCATCTTCGTGCTCACCCACCACCCCGAGGACGCGGCGCCCGCCGACGGAGTGACGTTCCTGAACTGTGACCCGGCCGAGGCGGTGCGGATCGGGCTGGAGGCGGCCGGCGGCAAGAACCTCGAGGTGTTCTCGCCGACCATCGGCCGTCAGCTTCTCGAACGGGGACTGATCGACGAGATCGACCTGCACATCGCACCGATCCTGCTCGGCGAGGGCATCCGGCTGTACGACAACCCCGGCGGCGAGCCGATCCGCCTTCACGGGCTCGGCGAGGGCGACCCCACGGCGGCCGTGAACGTACGCTACCGGCCCACGACGACGGCGAGGATCCGGACGGCCGAGCGGTAG
- a CDS encoding winged helix-turn-helix transcriptional regulator, whose product MRGELVEPARSGCPINAAVEAFGDRWSLLVLRDVMFGDRRYFRELLAGSEEGIASNILADRLKRLVNAGLLTREDAGPGRRAAYSLTEASIQLVPVFAQLGDWGLRHRPTTTRLRVRAELLAAGGPELWDGFMAELRTLHLGTAAPERDGPSVMERLAEAYAAAL is encoded by the coding sequence GTGAGGGGTGAGCTGGTGGAGCCGGCGCGTTCGGGTTGCCCGATCAATGCCGCGGTCGAGGCGTTCGGCGACCGCTGGAGCCTGCTCGTGCTGCGGGACGTGATGTTCGGTGACCGGCGCTACTTCAGGGAGCTGCTCGCCGGCTCCGAGGAGGGGATCGCCTCCAACATCCTGGCCGACCGGCTGAAGCGGCTGGTGAACGCCGGCCTGCTGACCCGCGAGGACGCCGGGCCCGGACGGCGGGCCGCCTACAGCCTGACCGAGGCGTCGATCCAGTTGGTGCCGGTCTTCGCGCAGCTCGGCGACTGGGGTCTGCGCCACCGCCCGACCACGACGCGGCTGCGGGTGCGGGCGGAGCTCCTCGCGGCCGGCGGGCCGGAGCTGTGGGACGGGTTCATGGCCGAGCTGCGGACCCTCCATCTCGGCACAGCGGCACCGGAACGGGATGGTCCGAGCGTCATGGAACGCCTGGCCGAGGCCTATGCCGCGGCGCTCTGA
- a CDS encoding lysophospholipid acyltransferase family protein, which produces MFFWFLKHILLGPLLRLVFRPKVTGTVPKGPAIIASNHLSFCDSLFLPLVVPGQMVFIGKDDYFVRKGLKGRLMAAFFRGVGTIPVDRSGGSEAADALSTALRVLKEGGLFGIYPEGTRSPDGRLYRGKTGVARLAVESGAPVHPCALSGTAEIQPTGYRMPRKIMRPGIHFGEPLRYSEGADLRKATDEIVSAIQALSGQEYVDVYASSLKKG; this is translated from the coding sequence GTGTTCTTCTGGTTCCTCAAGCACATACTGCTTGGTCCGCTGCTGCGCCTGGTGTTCCGGCCCAAGGTCACGGGCACGGTTCCCAAGGGTCCTGCCATCATCGCCTCCAACCATCTGTCGTTCTGTGACTCGCTCTTCCTGCCGCTCGTCGTGCCGGGACAGATGGTCTTCATCGGCAAGGACGACTACTTCGTCCGTAAGGGCCTCAAGGGCCGGTTGATGGCCGCCTTCTTCCGCGGCGTGGGCACCATCCCCGTGGACCGCAGTGGCGGTTCCGAGGCCGCCGACGCGCTCTCGACGGCTCTGCGCGTCCTCAAGGAGGGCGGGCTGTTCGGCATCTACCCCGAGGGGACCCGCTCACCGGACGGCCGGCTGTACCGCGGCAAGACCGGTGTCGCGCGGCTGGCGGTGGAGTCCGGTGCGCCGGTCCACCCCTGCGCGCTGTCCGGGACCGCCGAGATCCAGCCCACCGGCTACCGGATGCCGAGAAAGATCATGCGTCCCGGGATCCACTTCGGCGAGCCGTTGCGGTACTCCGAGGGCGCCGATCTCCGCAAGGCCACCGACGAGATCGTCTCGGCCATCCAGGCGCTGTCCGGCCAGGAGTACGTCGACGTCTACGCCTCGTCGCTCAAGAAGGGCTGA